One Pseudophryne corroboree isolate aPseCor3 unplaced genomic scaffold, aPseCor3.hap2 scaffold_644, whole genome shotgun sequence DNA segment encodes these proteins:
- the LOC135036371 gene encoding retinitis pigmentosa 1-like 1 protein: MDTDRSQKTEMIINITLEIIYLLTGEGYTVVRKTSGKFETPSSCPRVSGRLSRTQSPITVPPPHSLIHERHNNQKILELTNKIIQLLTGEEREYIEEHRGLYKDVMMENHRPLTSLDGHSNRDTPERCPRPLYSQDCTEESHRIPQEDQGEDRSNVTDMKVEDIEGEKETYVTDMKAEDIEGEEEMYVTDMKAEDIEGEEETYVTDMKAEDIEGEEETCVTDMKAEDIEGEEETCVTDMKAEDTEGEEETYVTDIKSEDIEGEEETYVTDMKAEDIEGEEETCVTDMKAEDIEGEEETCVTDMKAEDIEGEEETYVKGDLQCKEEEIPTDISTGEQ, from the exons GGTTACACGGTAGTGAGGAAGACATCCGGTAAGTTCGAGACACCCAGCAGCTgtccccgtgtgtcaggaagactgagcagaacccagagccccatcacggtgcctccacctcactcactgatacatgagagacacaataacCAGAAGATCctagaactcaccaacaagatcattcagctgctgactggagag gagcgggagtatatagaggaacacaggggtctgtacaaggacgtgatgatggagaatcaccggcccctcacatcactgg atgggcatagtaacagagataccccagagagatgtccccgtcctctgtattcccaggactgtacagaggagagtcacaggatcccacaggaggatcag GGTGAAGATAGGAgtaatgtgactgatatgaaggtagaagatatagagggagaaaaagagacgtatgtgactgatatgaaagcagaagatatagagggagaagaagagatgtatgtgactgatatgaaggcagaagatatagagggagaagaagagacatatgtgactgatatgaaggcagaagatatagagggagaagaagagacgtgtgtgactgatatgaaggcagaagatatagagggagaagaagagacgtgtgtgactgatatgaaggcagaagatacagagggagaagaagagacgtatgtgactgatataaagtcagaagatatagagggagaagaagagacgtatgtgactgatatgaaggcagaagatatagagggagaagaagagacgtgtgtgactgatatgaaggcagaagatatagagggagaagaagagacgtgtgtgactgatatgaaggcagaagatatagagggagaagaagagacgtatgtgaaggGTGAtctgcagtgtaaggaggaggaaatccctacagatatcagcacaggtgagcaaTAA